ACGTGCGATAGCGGGTCGGCCAACACCGGGAAGCCGAGCGCGCGAGCAAGCCCAACCACCGCCGGACCGAGGTCCGGGTCTGTCTGCGGCCCGCAGACGATCAATCCCCGCCGGGCGGCGGCCAGCTCCTTCGCCAGAGCCTGCACCGTCGCCGGGTCGGGCACGCGCGGGGCACGCGAGACCGTGATACCCGTCGCCACGCCCTCGGCGGGCGCATCCTCCTCCGGTGACAGCGGCATGAGCGGCTCGCGGAAGGGGAAGTTGAGGTGCACCGGGCCGGCCGGGTCAGCGAGCGCGGTGGCGGCGGCGCGTGCGGCGAGCATACGGGCGTATCGCAGCATGCCGGGCGTCGCCTCCGGCGGGGCCGCATCAACGAACCACTTCACGTTGCTGCCGAAGAGATGAATCTGATCGATGGCCTGCGGCGCGCCGACATCGCGCAGCTCGTGCGGGCGGTCGGCCGTCAGCAACAGCAGCGGCACCCGGGCATAGCGGGCCTCGACCACAGCGGGGAGGAAGTTCGCCGCCGCCGTTCCGGAAGAGCAAACGACCGCGACCGGCTCGCGCCGCGCCTTGGCCATGCCGAGCGCGAAGAAGGCGGCCGAGCGCTCGTCCAGGTGCAGCCAGAGGCGGATGTCCGGATGGCGCGCCAGCATCACCGCCAGCGGCGTGGAGCGGGAGCCGGGCGCGAAGACCACGTGGCGCACCCCCGCCCGGGCGAGCTCGTCCACGAAGGCACCGACGTAGGTGAACAAGACCTGCTCGTGCGTCACTCGGTCTCTGCCCCCTCGATCCCCAGCGCCGCGAGCATCGGCCGCAGCTTCACCGACGACTCGGCATACTCCCGCTCCGGGTCGGAGTCGCCCATGATGCCGCAGCCGGCGAACAGCGACGCCTCGGCCCCCTCGACCAGCGCCGAGCGCAGGGCCACGGCGAACTCACCCTGACCGGAAGCATCCATCCAGCCCACCGGCGCGGCGTACCAGCCGCGATCCAGTCCCTCGTGCTCCCGGATGTAGCGCAGCGCCTCCGCGCGGGGCGTCCCGCCCACCGCCGGGGTCGGGTGCAGGCGCGCGACCAGGTCCATCAGCGTCGCTCCGTCGCGCAGCCGTGCGGTGACCGGGGTGTAGAGGTGGTGCACGTTCCGGACGGAAAGGATCTCCGGCTCGTCCGGGGTCTCGACCTCGACGCACGGACCGTCGAGCGCCGTGCGGATCGCCCGGACGACGACCGCATGCTCGGCGCGGTCCTTGGCACTGGCGAGCAGCGCAGCGGCCAGCTCCCGGTCCTCCTCCGGGGTCGCCCCGCGCGGGATCGACCCGGCCAGGCTGGCGACACGGACTGTCCGGCCGTCCAGCCGCACCAGGCGCTCGGGCGTGGCGCCCAGGAAAACCCGCTCGCCCCGGGCCACGGCGAAGACGTAGCAGCTTGGATAGGCATCGCGCAGCCGCCGGAGCGCCGCCTCGACATCGAACGGCTCCTCAGCCTCGACCCGCACCTCCCGCGCGAGCACCACCTTCTCCAGATCGCCACGGCGAACCGCCGCTGCAGCCTGGGCGACGGCGGTGAGGAAACGGGGGACGGCCCTCACCCCCTGCCCCCCTCTCCCAACGTTGGGAGAGGGGGAATCCGGCGCCGACTGCGTGCTGGGCATTCCGTCGTGCTCAATGCTCCCCTCTCCCAAGGTTGGGAGAGGGGTCGGGGGTGAGGGGTGCCGATCCCCCACCACCACATTCACACGCCGCCAGCACTCGCCGCCCTGCAGAGTGAGCGTCTGGCGCGGGAGGATGAGGCGAGCGTCAGGGAAGCCGCACCAGCGGGGAGTGGATGGGCGCTCGGGATCGAAGGCGAAGCCGCCGATGACGGTCGGGCCGGGCCCGTCGCCAACGATCAGCGCCCCATCGAGGAGCGCGCGCCAGGCCGCGTCCGCCGCCGCGAAGCGCTCCGGACCGGTCGGCTCGATGACATGGGCGGCGCCGACCCCGACCAGGGCGAAGTCCGCGTCAGGTTGGAGCCAGAGGCAGCGGTCACTCGCCGTGGCCGCCTGAGCGAAGACATCGATCGGATCCTCCGCAGCGACCCGCTCGCTCCAGCTCACCAGGACCGGCGCGCCGCGCTCGGCGGCCAACCGGCGGGCCCGCGCCAGGAGCGGCGCCAGCACCTGCTCCGTGTCGATCCGCTCTGTCACATCGAGGGCCACGACACGTCTCCTTCAGGCCCCTCGGACGGCATGCCGACACTGCGGCGGAGCAGCGCTCTGAGGGTCGGGTAGTACGACTCCAGCGGGGGTGGGTCTGGGTCGAGCAGCCAGTCGGTGACGACCTCGTTGATGGCACCGAACCAGACCAGCCCCGCAACCCGTGTGTCGACCGGCGCGATGTCGCCGCGGCGGATCCCCTCGTCCAGGTGGCGAGCGATCAGGCCGGCGAACTCTCGGTGGATCTCCAGCATCTTGGTGTTGAACTCGCGCCCGGCCCCGAGCGCGTCGACGAGGAAGAGCCGGGCCAGCGAGCGGTGCCCGCTGAAGGTGTCGAGGACCACGCGCAGCGCGGCATCCATCTTCGCCAGCGAGTCCGTCTCGGCGGCGATGGCCGCTTCGGCGCGGGTCATCAGGAGCGCCGCCATGCGGTCGAGCAGCGAGAGGAAGATGGCCTGCTTGTTCGGGAAGTGGAAGTAGACCCCGCCCTTGGAGGTGCCGGACGCCGCGGCGATCTCGTCCATAGCGGCATCCCGGTAACCCCGCCGGGCGAATATGGCGAGCGCGGCCTCCAGGATGCGCTCGCGCCGGACCTCGCTGCGCGCCTGCTCTCGCGTCACACCCCGCTCCCCTCACCCGCGGCTCTCGGCGACAAAACCGACCGACGAGTCGGTCGGTTTTTCATCATAGCAGGGAGTGGGGGTGGGGGGAAGGGGGGAGGCGAGCGCGTCATGCGTCACACGTCATACGTCACTCGTCATGCGTCATGCGTGTTGCGTGTTCCGTGTTGCGTACGTCGTATTGCGTAGTCCGTGCTCGGTGTCCGTGGGCGATAAGGCAGCGGTGGTCCACGAAACACGGAACACGCAATACGCAACACGCATCACGTCTCACCCCCACACGATCCGCTCCAGCGTCCCATCGGGGTGGTACGACGCCACGCCGAGACGCGGGGGCTCGCGGCCGGCGGGGTCTCGCGTCAGGCCGTCGATGAGAAGGGGCAGCACCTGGGCCGTGTTGTCGATGACGTCGAGCCCGGCGATCTCGTCAGCCGTGACCCAGGCGAGATCGCCCTCATCGCTGGTGGGGAGCACCGGCTCGGCGAGGGTACCGGTGAAGTAGAGAAGGAGCGTCAGCGGTGCGCCGGGGCGGGCCTGGACGAGCACCCGCCGCAGGGTCAGGCCGGCGATCTGCTCCGGCGCGATGCCCGTCTCCTCCTGGACCTCCCGGAGCGCGGCGGCGTGCAGATCGGCAAGCTCCTCCGGCTCGACGCGCCCGCCGAGCCCGGTCCAGCGGCCGGGCGCGAAGCGCTTGGTGGCGGCGCGCCGGAGCAGCAGGTAGCGCCCACCGTACGCGAGCAGCACCATCGAGTAGACTTCAAGCGCAGGTGGCCGCGCGCGGTCCGCGGCGTCGTTCCCGGTTACCATGCTCGCGCCCCCTCACAGTCCATCGCCAGCTCCAGGCCCGCGTTGTTGACAAGCGTACAATATGTACGTACACTCGGGCTACGCAGCGACGGCCCCCCGTCCCGGCCGTGACCGGGTACCTCCAAGGTGGTGAGCACATGGCAGCACCGGCAGATCGGCAGCAGGCGTTCGAGACCCCGTTCCCGTTTCGGTCGACACCGCCGACCGTCCGGCTCATCGGGCAAGAGTCGGCGCACGACCCGTTCGCCCTCACCGTCGCCGCCGCCTGGACCTGCTACGGCGCGCGCCCGGCGCGGGTTGAGAACGTGCTCAAGCTGATGGACCCGTCGCTGGATGAGCCGGGCGACGAGGTGCGCCCGGCACGGCGTGAGCGTGCCCAGCGGCTTTACCCTGACCTCTTCGCGGCCGGCCACCACACCACCTTCCAGCACGCGAACTTCGTCTTCGTGCTCGACGGCGTCTCCCGGCTCGCGATCTGGTCCTTCTTCCACAGCCACCCGCACTACAACTCCGAGCAAGTCTCGCAGCGCTACCGCGAGGTCAGCGGCAAGACGATGGTGACGCCCGACCTGCCCGAGCCGCTGCTGGAGATCTACACGGCTGCCATCGAGCGGGCGCTGGAGGGCTACCGGCGGCTGGTCGACCTGCTGACACCCGACCTTACCGCCCGCTACGCCCGCGTCTTCCCCGCGCGCGCCAAGGCGCGGGATCCGGAGATGGCGGAGCGGGTCCACCGCGACGTGCAGCGTAAGGCGCAGGAAGTTGCCCGCTACGTGCTGCCGCTGGCGACCCCGGCACACCTCTACCATACCGTCAACGGGCTGACGCTGCTGCGCTACTACGTGCTGGCCAACCAGCTCGATGTCCCGGGCGAGGTCCGCTACATCGTGAATCGGATGGTCGAGGAGGTCTTGAAGGTCGATCCCAACTTCCTCGGCGCCCCCGGCCACCCGCTCGACCTGCGCCTGATCGCGACCGAGGACACCCCGGAGTACCAGGCGCTGGCCAACCTGCGGGCAAACCTCGACCAGACCGGCAACGAGGAATTCTTCCGCGAGTTCGACGCCGAGCTGGGCAACTACCACTCAAAGCTCGTCGCCTACAACCCGAACGCCGAGCGCCTGCTGGCCAACGCCGTCCGCACCGTGCTCGGCCGCAGCCGCGACGAGCTCTCCGACGCCGAGGCGATTGCGCTCGTGCTCGACCCGGCGCGCAACCACTACCACGGGCACTCGCTCTTCCTGGCGATGCACTCCAAGCTGATGCAGACGATGAACCACGTCCCCTTCACCTTCCAAAAGCGCATCAGCGGCGCCGAGGAAGCGCAGAACCAGCGGCACCGCGGCACGCTCTCCTCCAGCCCGGTGCTCTCAGCCCACCTGCGCCAGGAGCCGGACGTGATCGTGCCGTACGACGTGGCGCGGGTGCCGGAGGCGCTGGAGGAGTACCACGCCACGGTGCGCGCCCTCTGGGACGCCAAGAACCGGCTGCTCGACGCGGGCGTCCCGGTCGAGCAGGTGCTCTACCTACTGCCCAACAGCCACCACGTCCGCTTCTACGAGACGGGCACGCTGCTCACCTACTTCTGGAAGTGGGTCAAGCGGCTCTGCTACGACGCGCAGCGGGAGATCTTCGAGACGGCCCGGCAGGAGACAGAGCAGGTCAAGCAGGTGCTCCCCGAGATCGGCCGCTACGTCGCCCGGCCGCCCTGCATGCTGCGCCACGAGGCGGGCACCCGCCCCTTCTGCCCCGAGGGCGAGCGCTACTGCGGCATCCCCGTCTGGCGCAACTACGACTTCGCCCGCATCGCCGAGCGGCGGATCCTGTAGGCGTCGTGTGTGTTCCGTGATGCGTGTTGCGTGTCACGCGTGTTCCGTGATGCCTGTCGCGTGACCTTCTGGTGAGGCACAAGCGGTGTAATCGACCGGGGTCGAGCGCTTCCTCGCTCGACCCCGGTTTCATGCTCCAGCGCGGTGACCAATCCCCTGCACGCCGCCGTGTGTCACACAATGCTGGACGACCACGCCATTATGTCATCCTGAGCGAAGCGAAGGATCTCGCGTCAGAACCACCACCCAGTGGGGAGATCCTTCGACTCGGACGGAGTCGCCAGGCCCGGCTGATCGCCGCTCCCGGCTCCGCTCAGGATGACACGGCCTCAAACCAAGACTGCCACCACGGGTGCCCGGCGCTCGCTCGTCGGCGAGGGCCGCACTCCGGGACTGTTGTGGAGTCGATACTGTCAGAGATACAGCGGGGCTAGAACAGTGTGGATCGCCTGCGTATTGTGCGCCGGACTCGTCGTGGCGACCTCGTCACCCGCGATGCCGGCCGGAGGTGCTGTCGAGGTAGTCGATCACCTTCTGGTAATCGGCGGTGTCGATCATGCCGCTCTCGTGGTAGTACGTGATCATCATGCGCAGCCCGAGGATGGGCATGACCCGATAGCCGTGCTCGTGCAGCCGGGCGACGCCGCCCTGCTCCCGATCGATCAGGACGATCGCGTCGCGGACGATCAAGCCGGCCTTCTCCAGGGTCCGAGCGGTGGTGAGGATGCTGGTACCGCCGGTCATCAGGTCGTCGATCACCAGGACGGTCTGCCCCGGCACGACCCTCCCTTCGATCTCCGGGTGCGAGCCGTCGGGGCGCACATAGAGCAGCGGGGTATCGCTGACGAGCGCGTAGGCGGTAGCGATGTGCAGGCCGCCCATCGGCACGCCAGCCACCGCGCCGAAACTGGCCAGGCGGGGCTTGCGCCGGACCTGATCGGCCTGGATCTCCTGATGGATTAGCCGCGCGATTTGGCGCAGGACCGCGGGGTCGCTGATGAGCACGCGCGGGTTGATGTAGATCGGCGACCGGCCGGCGGTCGGTCCGAGGTCGAAGTCGCCAAACTGCACACCACCAAGGGCATAGAGCGCCTGGGCCAGATCGAGCTTGGATTCGGACCCGAAGAACACGCTGTCGTCGTCCTCCCGACGTGCGGCACGGCCGATCGGCACGATAGTGGGGAGACGATACCATAATCCCACACTGGTTGCGTACTGTTTCCTATCCCTCCACACACGCGCCCGGCCGGTGATAATGCCCGCCCGGCACGCACCGCCGCGCTCCTCACCACCGGCACCACCTACACCGTCGTGACTGCCGTCCCCAAGGCGATGCGGATCCCTCCCCACCCCGCGCACGAACTCGCCCCGGGCGCTATGATGAGCGTCGGGACAAACGGGGTTTAACGCCGCGGCGAGGGAGGGGGGAGATGGACTACCGGGAGGCGATCGCCTACATCATCGAGCGCTCCGGCTACGACCGGGGCTTCGTAGCCAACCCCTTCGACGCCGAGACGGTCGGCCTCCAACGCACCAAGTGGTTACTGGAAGCGCTCGGCAACCCCGAGGAGCGCTTCACCGCCGTGCACATCGCAGGCACCAAGGGGAAGGGCTCGACCGGGGCCTGCGTCGCCGCCATCCTGCGCGCCGCGGGAAAACGCACCGGCCTCTACTCCTCACCCCACCTCCACACCTTCCGCGAGCGGGTCCAGATCGACGGCGAGCCGATCACGCCTGAGGACTTCGCCGCCCTGACCGCCGAGCTTGCCGCGGTCAACAGCCGCCTGGCCGAGGCGCGGCCCGACTGGGGCGAGGCCACCGCCTTCGAGGTCTCCACCGCGCTCGCCTTCCTCGCCTTCGCTCGGGCTGGTGTTGAGGTCGGCGTGGTCGAGGTCGGACTCGGCGGGCGACTCGACGCCACCAACGTCGTCACCCCGGCCGTCGCCGTCATCACCCCGATCAGCTACGACCACACCGCCATCCTGGGCGACACCCTCGACGCGATCGCGACCGAGAAGGGGGGCATCATCAAGCCGGGCCGCCCGGTCGTCCTCGGCCCACAGCCGCCCGAAGCCCTGGCCACCCTGGAGCGGATCGCCGCCGAGCGCGGCAGCCCGGTCTACCGGGCCGGTCGCGACTGGCATGCGACCGGCACCGACACCGGCTTCGACCTGACCGGCCCGTGGGGGACCATCCGCGACCTGCGCGTCGCGCTGCGCGGGCGACACCAGGTGGAGAACGCAGCCACGGCCGTCGCCGCCTGCTGGCTACTGCGCGAGCAGGGCATCGACATCCCGGAGGACGCCATCCGCGCCGGGCTGGCAGCGGTCCACTGGCCCGGCCGCCTGGAAGTCGTGCGTGAGCAGCCCCTGGTCGTGGTCGACGGCGCGCACAACGTCGACGCCGCCGCCCGCCTCGCCGAGGCGCTGGTCGACACCTTCGGACAGCGCCGCCGCACGCTCGTCCTCGGCATTGCCCGGGACAAAGACATCCCGGCGATGCTGGAGATCCTCGCCCCGCTGGCGGACCGGATCATCGCCACTGCCTCCCACCACCCCCGGGCCGCCGATCCGGCCCAGGTCGCAGCCGCCGCCCGGGCGGCCGGCGGCGCCGGGCTCGCCGTCGAGGAGGCTCCCGACATCGCCACCGGGCTACACCGCGCACTGGATGCCGCCGCGCCGGAAGACCTGATCTGCGTCACCGGCTCCCTCTACGCCGTTTCCGAGGCCCGCGAGGCCCTCGGCCTCGCCCAGGCCGACGACTTCGAGCGCGAGCTGCTGTTCCGGTGAGGAGACGAATACCGCGAATCTCCAGACCGCTGGTGTGAAGAACCCCGCACGTGGCGCGTGCCCGGGGGTAAACCCCCGGGCTGACTAATAGAAGCCGGCTGAAGCCGGCTTTGGAGTGCGGCGGCAAAGCCGCCGCTTTGGTATGGCGCGGCGTGATGCCAGGCGCCCGCAGACGGATGGTGCGCGGGGCGCCGCGGCGTGGTTGGCACCCGTAGATGGGTGGCGCGAAGGTTCCTGCGCCGTGGTCCGGGCCGGGGGGTAATGCCGCCGGGCTGACAGGGGAAGCCCGGGGGTTTACCCCCGGGCACATGCCAGCGGACGGGGCCGGCACTGCTCCGTTCGGCGCCCACGCTCCGGATCGTGTCCTATGCCCGAAGCCTGCAAGATTCCGGCGCTCCCACGTCATTCCGCTTCCACCCCACCCAACCGTTGACGAGGCGGCACGGACTGGCCTATCCTCTGCAGCAGCGTGCGGTCATGACCGTCGATCGAGGAGGAAAGACCGTTGGAGAGTCCTGAACGCGCCTATGGCCGGGCCGCCGTCGCCTTGGTCGTCCTGTTGATGCTGAACTTCGTAGCGCTGTTCGGCCTCATGGCTCTCGGCCTCTCGCAGGGCTTCAAGATCACCTGGTAACGCGCCCCGCACTTTCCCCACAGGTGAGTACAGAACATACCCCGCCCGCCCGGCATTTTCGGGCGGGCATTGTCTGCTGATCTGGTTCACCGTTCCCTACTCCCATCTGCGTGACGCGTATCCGGCGACGGGCCGCCCCTTCCCGAAGGCGGGAGAGAGGTGCATACGTTCGCAGGACTTGACGCTCACGATCCATTGCGCATCCGGTCAACAGACCCTACACTCGTCGTGTAGAATGAACCGGCGGCGGTGGTCTTTCGCGGGAGGTGGAGCGTACGGTGAGTCAGCAGACGGTCGCGACACGGCAGGAGCCGGGAACCGAGGGGTTCCTCGACCGGTTCTTTCATCTCAAGGAGTTCGGGACAACCGTCCCGACGGAGGTGATGGCGGGCCTGACCACGTTCATGGTCATGGCCTATATCCTTTTCGTAAACCCGATCATCCTGGGCAATCCTGATCTTCCCGATCAATTCCCGATCCGTGCCACCGCGACCGCGACGGCGCTGGTGGCGGGCGTGATGACGATCATCATGGGCCTGGCGACGAACCGCGCCTACGCCATCGCGCCGGGGATGGGGCTCAACGCCATCGTTGCCTTCCAGCTCGTCGGCTCGATGGGGCTGACCATGCCCCAGGCAATGGGCGTGATCGTGGCCGAGGGTCTCGTCATCACGGCGCTGGTGCTGCTCGGCATCCGGCAGGCCGTGTTCAACGCCATCCCAACCGAGTTGAAGAAGGCTATCTCGGTCGGTATCGGGCTTTTCATCCTGTTCATCGGGCTGGTCAACGGCGGGATCGTCGTCGCCGACCCGGCGACCCTGGTGGCGCTGGGTGACCTGCGCGGGGCGCCGGTTTTCGTCACCGCCTTCGGTCTGGCCCTCACCATCGCGCTCATGGCGCGCAACGTCAGGGGCGCAATCCTGTGGGGCATCCTGGGCAGCACGGTGGCGGCGATCATTGCCAAGGCGGTCACCGGGACCGACGCGTTTGCGCCCGGCGTGGCTGAGTTGCCGAGCCAGTGGATCGCGACGCCCGACTTCGGCACGATCGGTCAGTTCTCCTTCGGCTTCATCGCCGAACTGGGCGTGCTCACCGCCATCCTGGTGGTCTTCGCGCTCATGCTCTCCGACTTCTTCGACACCATGGGCACCCTGATTGGGGTCGGCAGCCAGGCGGGCTACCTGAACGAGAAGGGTGAGCTGCCCCAGGCGCAGCGGGCGCTGGTCGTCGACTCGCTCGCGGCGGTCGCGGGCGGCGCGGCAGGGACCTCCTCCGCCACGACCTACATCGAGTCAGCGGCCGGGGTCGGCGTCGGTGGGCGCACGGGGCTGGTGGCAGTGGTCACCGGCATCCTCTTCCTGCTGGCGATGCCGCTGGCGCCGCTGGTCGAGGTCGTCCCGAGCCAGGCGACGGCGCCGGCGCTGATCATCGTCGGCTGGATGATGATGTCGGTGCTGAGCGAGCGCGAGACGCGCACGCAGGACGGCCGGACGATCGTCGGCCGGGCCATCGACTTCGCGAACCTCGAGGAGGGACTGCCGGTCGTCGCGACGATGGTGATGATGCCGCTGACCTACAACATCACCAACGGCATCGGCGCCGGCTTCATCACCTGGACGCTGATCAAGATCTTCAAGGGGAAGTTCCGCGAGGTGCACCCGGCGATGCACATCGCCAGCCTCGCCTTCCTCGTGTACTTCCTCCGCAGCTACCTCGGCGTTGAGGTCTAGCCAAACGCGGAGGCACGCCACACGCGCACGACGGGCGGCGGGGACGGGTTCTCCGCCGCCTGATCATTCCCGAGGCCGGCGCGCCAGGACATGGTGCGCCCCCGCACCGCCCCAGACCCCAGGAAGGACGGGTAGCCGACCATGGACCACGCCGACCACGTCCGCCTGCTGCGCGACGGGGTACCCACAGAGCCAGGGGTCTGGGCCGACCTCGGCTCCGGTACTGGCGCCTTCACCCTGGCGCTGGCCGACCTGCTCGGCCCCGGCGCGACGATCTACTCCGTCGACCGCGACGCCGACGCACTCCGCCGGCAGGAGCGCGCGATGCAGGCCCGCTTCCCGACCACGACGTTGCACCTCCTCGTGGCCGACTTCACCCGCCCGCTCCCGTTGCCGCAGCTCGACGGCATCGTCATGGCCAACTCGCTCCACTTCGTACGGGACAAGGAGCCGGTGCTGCGCCTGATCCGCGGCTACCTCCGACCCGGCGGACGCCTGCTCCTGGTCGAGTACGACACCGACCACGGCAACCGCTGGGTCCCCTACCCCCTCAGCTACGACACCTGGGAATTCCTCGCCGCCCGCGCCGGCTTCACCGCCACGCGCCTCCTCGCCGTCCACCCCAGCCGCTACTTCCACCGCATCTACTCCGCCGCCAGCGAGCGGGGGGAGGACAGCGCACGCCCCTCGTAGGAGCGGATTCGAGGCCCCGGCCCTGCCGCGCCTGCGCGGACGCCCGGGCCGTGGCATGGGCCAGCACGTGTGGTGGGAGGGTTTTCGCGCGGTGGCGTTTGCCCGGGGGTAAACCTCCGGGCTGACAACGAAAAGCCCGCTAAAGCGGGCTGAGGCGGACCAGGGCTTACACCGTGGCGTTGGGTGCCCGCCGTCCGGTCGGTGCCCGGGGATAAATCCCCGGGCTGACACGGCGAAGCCCACTGAAGGGGCTGGGGACGCAGCGCCCGGCGGGGTGCCGGATCGGATCCGTCTGGATATAGCCATCACAGCCCCTTTAGTGGGCTTACCCTGTATTCAGCCCGGCGGCTTGAGCCCCGGGCACGAACCGGGCGGCGGGACACCATGCAAGGGTGTGAGGACTGTCCCACCCCAGCCGGCTTCAGCCGGCTTTACTTGTCAGCCCGGTGGCTTCAGTCCCGGGCACAGACCGCGGTGTTGGACCCCTCCCCACCACCCCACCCCACACACCGACCTGCAATCACGCTTGCACCATGCCACCTTCTTCGCTATGATCGTTGCAGCATCAGACCGGATATACGGCGGGGGAGCGCGGCCCTGCCCGCGCGGGTGCGCCCAGTCCCGCGCGGGGAAGCGCGGAAGGAAGAGGGGGCTTCGGGACCGATGAGTACCCAACGGCAGATGCGCCTCATGTCGCCCACCGGGCATCTCGGCTTCACGCCGATCGAGCGCGGCAGCTTCGAGATCGGCCTCAGGCACGAGCCGGACGCCATCGTGGCCGACTCCGGGAGCTGCGACATCGGCCCCTACCCGCTCGGCTCGGACCAGGCCCACAGCCCGCGCGAGTGGCAGATGCACGACATCGAGCTGATCGTCCGCGGCGCCCGCGAGCTGGGGATCCCGGCCATCATCGGCTCGGCCTCCGACACCGGTACCGATCGGGGTGTGGATGACTACGTGGCGATGGTGCAGGAGGTGGTCGAGCGGGAGCGGCTCGGCCCGGTGCGCGTCGCCGCGATCTACTCCGAGATCGACCGCGAGTTTCTGCGCGGGCTGATCCGCGACGGGGTGGAGATCGCCGGGTTGAACGGCCGGCCGCCCCTGGACGAGGCGACGCT
This genomic window from Sphaerobacter thermophilus DSM 20745 contains:
- a CDS encoding NCS2 family permease, encoding MSQQTVATRQEPGTEGFLDRFFHLKEFGTTVPTEVMAGLTTFMVMAYILFVNPIILGNPDLPDQFPIRATATATALVAGVMTIIMGLATNRAYAIAPGMGLNAIVAFQLVGSMGLTMPQAMGVIVAEGLVITALVLLGIRQAVFNAIPTELKKAISVGIGLFILFIGLVNGGIVVADPATLVALGDLRGAPVFVTAFGLALTIALMARNVRGAILWGILGSTVAAIIAKAVTGTDAFAPGVAELPSQWIATPDFGTIGQFSFGFIAELGVLTAILVVFALMLSDFFDTMGTLIGVGSQAGYLNEKGELPQAQRALVVDSLAAVAGGAAGTSSATTYIESAAGVGVGGRTGLVAVVTGILFLLAMPLAPLVEVVPSQATAPALIIVGWMMMSVLSERETRTQDGRTIVGRAIDFANLEEGLPVVATMVMMPLTYNITNGIGAGFITWTLIKIFKGKFREVHPAMHIASLAFLVYFLRSYLGVEV
- a CDS encoding NUDIX hydrolase, giving the protein MVTGNDAADRARPPALEVYSMVLLAYGGRYLLLRRAATKRFAPGRWTGLGGRVEPEELADLHAAALREVQEETGIAPEQIAGLTLRRVLVQARPGAPLTLLLYFTGTLAEPVLPTSDEGDLAWVTADEIAGLDVIDNTAQVLPLLIDGLTRDPAGREPPRLGVASYHPDGTLERIVWG
- a CDS encoding class I SAM-dependent methyltransferase, producing MDHADHVRLLRDGVPTEPGVWADLGSGTGAFTLALADLLGPGATIYSVDRDADALRRQERAMQARFPTTTLHLLVADFTRPLPLPQLDGIVMANSLHFVRDKEPVLRLIRGYLRPGGRLLLVEYDTDHGNRWVPYPLSYDTWEFLAARAGFTATRLLAVHPSRYFHRIYSAASERGEDSARPS
- a CDS encoding FAD-dependent thymidylate synthase encodes the protein MAAPADRQQAFETPFPFRSTPPTVRLIGQESAHDPFALTVAAAWTCYGARPARVENVLKLMDPSLDEPGDEVRPARRERAQRLYPDLFAAGHHTTFQHANFVFVLDGVSRLAIWSFFHSHPHYNSEQVSQRYREVSGKTMVTPDLPEPLLEIYTAAIERALEGYRRLVDLLTPDLTARYARVFPARAKARDPEMAERVHRDVQRKAQEVARYVLPLATPAHLYHTVNGLTLLRYYVLANQLDVPGEVRYIVNRMVEEVLKVDPNFLGAPGHPLDLRLIATEDTPEYQALANLRANLDQTGNEEFFREFDAELGNYHSKLVAYNPNAERLLANAVRTVLGRSRDELSDAEAIALVLDPARNHYHGHSLFLAMHSKLMQTMNHVPFTFQKRISGAEEAQNQRHRGTLSSSPVLSAHLRQEPDVIVPYDVARVPEALEEYHATVRALWDAKNRLLDAGVPVEQVLYLLPNSHHVRFYETGTLLTYFWKWVKRLCYDAQREIFETARQETEQVKQVLPEIGRYVARPPCMLRHEAGTRPFCPEGERYCGIPVWRNYDFARIAERRIL
- a CDS encoding TetR/AcrR family transcriptional regulator, whose product is MTREQARSEVRRERILEAALAIFARRGYRDAAMDEIAAASGTSKGGVYFHFPNKQAIFLSLLDRMAALLMTRAEAAIAAETDSLAKMDAALRVVLDTFSGHRSLARLFLVDALGAGREFNTKMLEIHREFAGLIARHLDEGIRRGDIAPVDTRVAGLVWFGAINEVVTDWLLDPDPPPLESYYPTLRALLRRSVGMPSEGPEGDVSWPSM
- a CDS encoding bifunctional folylpolyglutamate synthase/dihydrofolate synthase, with product MDYREAIAYIIERSGYDRGFVANPFDAETVGLQRTKWLLEALGNPEERFTAVHIAGTKGKGSTGACVAAILRAAGKRTGLYSSPHLHTFRERVQIDGEPITPEDFAALTAELAAVNSRLAEARPDWGEATAFEVSTALAFLAFARAGVEVGVVEVGLGGRLDATNVVTPAVAVITPISYDHTAILGDTLDAIATEKGGIIKPGRPVVLGPQPPEALATLERIAAERGSPVYRAGRDWHATGTDTGFDLTGPWGTIRDLRVALRGRHQVENAATAVAACWLLREQGIDIPEDAIRAGLAAVHWPGRLEVVREQPLVVVDGAHNVDAAARLAEALVDTFGQRRRTLVLGIARDKDIPAMLEILAPLADRIIATASHHPRAADPAQVAAAARAAGGAGLAVEEAPDIATGLHRALDAAAPEDLICVTGSLYAVSEAREALGLAQADDFERELLFR
- a CDS encoding isochorismate synthase, producing the protein MALDVTERIDTEQVLAPLLARARRLAAERGAPVLVSWSERVAAEDPIDVFAQAATASDRCLWLQPDADFALVGVGAAHVIEPTGPERFAAADAAWRALLDGALIVGDGPGPTVIGGFAFDPERPSTPRWCGFPDARLILPRQTLTLQGGECWRRVNVVVGDRHPSPPTPLPTLGEGSIEHDGMPSTQSAPDSPSPNVGRGGQGVRAVPRFLTAVAQAAAAVRRGDLEKVVLAREVRVEAEEPFDVEAALRRLRDAYPSCYVFAVARGERVFLGATPERLVRLDGRTVRVASLAGSIPRGATPEEDRELAAALLASAKDRAEHAVVVRAIRTALDGPCVEVETPDEPEILSVRNVHHLYTPVTARLRDGATLMDLVARLHPTPAVGGTPRAEALRYIREHEGLDRGWYAAPVGWMDASGQGEFAVALRSALVEGAEASLFAGCGIMGDSDPEREYAESSVKLRPMLAALGIEGAETE
- a CDS encoding orotate phosphoribosyltransferase, whose protein sequence is MFFGSESKLDLAQALYALGGVQFGDFDLGPTAGRSPIYINPRVLISDPAVLRQIARLIHQEIQADQVRRKPRLASFGAVAGVPMGGLHIATAYALVSDTPLLYVRPDGSHPEIEGRVVPGQTVLVIDDLMTGGTSILTTARTLEKAGLIVRDAIVLIDREQGGVARLHEHGYRVMPILGLRMMITYYHESGMIDTADYQKVIDYLDSTSGRHRG